GATGAAAAATGAGAATGAAGGAAGTATTTATACTAAAGAGGAAGGCAAACAACTCTTAAGATAAGAGACAACACTCATGTAAAGACCAATAAAAAATGACCTCTAGCCAATGACAAAAACTATGACCGTCGACCGATCTCCCAGGTCTCAATTAAAATTCTATAATTTGAACAACTGAAAACccgattcaaattttaaaactcGAGCGAGTGATTTATGAAAAAACAAGGGGCATGAAAGACTTAATCTTCTTTTGCTAGGTGTTTTTTTTGGAAGGAAGAGAGAGGAGgacttatttttctcttttaaatctAAGTATGATTGTAGTATTATGCAATCATTTATCACattcttctttcaattattttaattttttttttggtcaagctTAAAATATTGTTTACATATCAAAATATAGACCTGCCTCATTAAAATtccctccaaaaaaaaaaatttactcgCAAATAATAACTTGGGGGTGTCAAAATCACTAAAAACAGTATTCATCAAACTGGGCCTAGACCCAATTATAAAGCCCAATCAATTCCATATATCTTCTTCGTTAACCCTCATAATCTCAGCCTCAAACCCTAAATCTCACTCTGTTCTCTTCCTTTTCTCCGCCGCACATCTCTTCCTTTTCTCCGCCGCACAACCGAGCTTGAGTTTTCAATCATGGGAAGAGTTCGCACCAAGACTGTCAAGAAATCCTCCCGTCAAGTCATCGAGAGGTACTACTCTCGAATGACACTCGATTTCCATACCAACAAGAAGATTCTCGAAGAAGTCGCTTTGATTCCATCAAAGAGACTCCGAAACAAGATTGCTGGGTTCTCCACTCATCTGATGAAGCGGATCCAGAAAGGACCGGTCCGTGGAATCTCATTGAAGCTGCAAGAGGAAGAGCGCGAGCGTCGCATGGATTTTGTTCCTGATGTGTCGGCGATTAGGACTGAACGCGTTGAAGTCGATAAGGAAACTCTGGAAATGATT
This portion of the Trifolium pratense cultivar HEN17-A07 linkage group LG3, ARS_RC_1.1, whole genome shotgun sequence genome encodes:
- the LOC123918983 gene encoding 40S ribosomal protein S17-like, translating into MGRVRTKTVKKSSRQVIERYYSRMTLDFHTNKKILEEVALIPSKRLRNKIAGFSTHLMKRIQKGPVRGISLKLQEEERERRMDFVPDVSAIRTERVEVDKETLEMIAALGMAELPGVVLAEPVPVQAAPFGRGVGGAAGGRRY